The following are encoded together in the Leptospira brenneri genome:
- a CDS encoding penicillin acylase family protein — translation MLEKTKSFIRKRPFLSLFLLFILTLPISLHFLFWGLVAFKAPNYQGEIVSEKLTSKATVIRDGAGIPHIVAGDAKSAYFALGYTMAQDRIFQMELQRRIGKGELTEIFGDKLITTDQFLKSLLLKKTAEEYVNQKSHIYPEAWDQLDWFLDGVNHFLAEDNLPIEYTILGIKPKPFDRVDAISFLFYMGFSFAEGIKSDSLYSIMESELKGRSASELFPRYDFEKNATILETQPGIPKLAKTNDSPIQNQKWETQNKITRSDVGSLKKLLSAVDHLQLPIEPLEGSNSWLVGPSRSESGGAVLANDPHIALSNPGAWYEAYIEYPGYENYGYFLSIIPFPLIAHNRDKAWGLTMLEQDDVNLYLETIEGGKFKNGNVWKDLTYYRDPIRKKDGTEIPFEVGITNHGPLITEHIKGYKGRPVSLYWTHHHLENPLLDVLFQMGKSKSYTELDSASSMIGAPGLNFSYADKNGNIAYYAVGRFPILKSGNSRKILEGSTGENEVIGYVPAKNNPKIINPKNGIIVTANNQVTDKPLPGLGKPDGNWQPPDRFQRLVGILETKEKWSLEELASIQNDTVSSFAPEYLDLVLSSVKDAKTPNGKKVLGILKHWNFEHFPESQGAAVYDVFFYITLRELLIDEMGSANFELYGDMAEYWNAYRRFVRNPESPYWDDLRTEGILETREDILKRSIEETGKYLEAKLSASPSLWTWKNLYKIKHPHPLGVLPLIGGIFDIGPLPAAGGTEVVNNLKYKLMKEDWTAFAGPSKRRVIDYGRFEESVTQLPIGNSGNLASPFYGNLVDDYINGIHRKILYSKEQVGEGKFRLEFRPR, via the coding sequence ATGTTAGAAAAAACTAAATCATTCATCAGAAAGAGACCTTTTCTTAGTCTCTTTCTTCTTTTCATTCTTACCCTTCCGATTTCCTTACATTTTTTGTTTTGGGGTCTTGTTGCTTTCAAAGCTCCGAATTACCAAGGAGAAATTGTTTCTGAGAAACTCACATCCAAGGCAACTGTGATTAGAGACGGAGCGGGAATTCCTCATATAGTGGCTGGGGATGCTAAGTCCGCCTATTTTGCGCTAGGTTATACAATGGCACAAGATCGGATTTTTCAGATGGAGTTACAAAGAAGAATCGGAAAAGGAGAACTTACAGAAATTTTTGGGGACAAACTCATCACCACAGACCAGTTTCTAAAATCACTTCTTTTGAAAAAAACAGCAGAAGAATATGTGAACCAAAAAAGTCATATCTACCCAGAAGCTTGGGACCAACTAGACTGGTTTTTAGATGGTGTGAATCATTTTCTTGCCGAAGACAATTTACCAATTGAATATACGATTCTTGGAATCAAACCAAAACCCTTTGATCGAGTGGATGCTATATCCTTTCTTTTTTATATGGGTTTTTCTTTTGCAGAAGGAATTAAATCGGATAGCCTTTATAGTATCATGGAATCGGAGTTAAAGGGCCGTTCTGCAAGTGAACTTTTCCCAAGATATGATTTTGAAAAGAATGCTACCATTTTGGAAACACAACCTGGAATTCCAAAATTAGCAAAAACAAATGATTCCCCAATTCAAAACCAAAAATGGGAAACTCAAAACAAAATCACTAGGTCTGATGTAGGCAGTCTAAAAAAACTTCTTTCCGCGGTCGATCATCTGCAGTTACCGATTGAGCCATTGGAAGGAAGTAATTCTTGGTTAGTGGGTCCAAGTCGATCCGAAAGTGGTGGGGCAGTCCTTGCTAATGATCCTCATATAGCTCTTTCCAATCCCGGAGCTTGGTATGAGGCTTATATTGAATATCCCGGGTATGAAAACTATGGCTATTTTCTTTCCATCATTCCTTTTCCCCTCATTGCACATAACAGAGACAAGGCATGGGGACTTACCATGTTGGAACAAGATGATGTAAACTTGTATTTAGAAACCATCGAAGGTGGAAAATTTAAAAACGGAAACGTTTGGAAAGATCTGACTTATTACCGTGACCCTATCCGTAAAAAAGATGGAACAGAAATTCCTTTTGAAGTCGGAATTACAAACCACGGTCCGCTCATCACAGAACATATCAAAGGTTACAAAGGTAGACCCGTTAGTTTGTACTGGACTCATCACCATTTAGAAAACCCACTTCTCGATGTGCTTTTCCAAATGGGAAAATCTAAATCTTATACCGAGTTAGATTCCGCTTCTTCTATGATTGGTGCCCCTGGACTTAATTTCAGTTATGCGGATAAAAATGGAAACATTGCTTACTATGCGGTGGGAAGATTCCCGATTCTAAAGTCTGGGAACTCACGAAAAATTCTGGAAGGTTCTACGGGGGAAAATGAGGTAATTGGATATGTTCCCGCAAAAAACAATCCAAAGATCATCAACCCTAAAAATGGAATCATTGTGACCGCAAATAACCAAGTCACTGACAAACCACTTCCCGGACTTGGTAAACCAGATGGAAATTGGCAACCACCAGATCGTTTTCAAAGGTTAGTTGGAATTTTGGAGACGAAAGAGAAGTGGAGTTTAGAAGAACTTGCCTCCATCCAAAATGATACAGTTTCCTCTTTTGCACCAGAGTATTTGGATCTTGTTTTGTCTTCTGTAAAAGATGCAAAAACTCCAAATGGAAAAAAAGTATTAGGAATCTTAAAACATTGGAACTTCGAACATTTTCCTGAATCCCAGGGAGCTGCTGTTTACGATGTATTCTTTTATATCACTCTTCGAGAGTTGTTAATTGATGAAATGGGTTCCGCCAACTTTGAGTTATATGGTGATATGGCTGAATATTGGAATGCCTACCGTCGTTTTGTGCGAAATCCAGAGTCTCCTTATTGGGATGATTTACGTACGGAAGGAATTTTGGAAACAAGGGAAGATATTTTGAAAAGGTCAATTGAAGAGACGGGGAAATATTTAGAGGCAAAACTTTCTGCTTCTCCAAGCCTTTGGACCTGGAAAAATTTATATAAAATCAAACACCCTCATCCTTTGGGAGTGTTACCCCTTATCGGCGGAATTTTTGACATAGGACCGCTTCCCGCTGCTGGTGGGACAGAGGTGGTGAATAACCTGAAATACAAACTCATGAAAGAAGATTGGACTGCATTTGCTGGCCCATCCAAAAGGAGAGTGATTGATTACGGTCGATTCGAAGAATCTGTAACGCAGCTTCCCATTGGAAACAGTGGAAACCTCGCCAGTCCCTTCTATGGAAATTTAGTAGATGACTATATCAATGGAATTCATAGAAAAATTCTATATTCGAAGGAACAAGTGGGTGAAGGTAAGTTCCGTTTGGAATTTAGACCTCGCTAA
- a CDS encoding transglycosylase SLT domain-containing protein: MRKIKPLTRILGTSFLVLVFLLESYGKISSAGNTVRNESSKRKLEVYIAKFRPNLSSQERLELVSAMERASLNLRLPTGNKQERYDKLGFLVGLIHTESQFHKKAKSHKGSLGLMQVMPATAKWFAAREGIPYHSEKDLYDPETNLQIGVLYLNYLIERTDSVEAALLSYNAGLGGYKRFGGIPEYSKSIFRYYEDWKSMPVPTQGLISESVASLLSI; this comes from the coding sequence ATGCGAAAAATAAAACCACTCACCCGAATCTTAGGAACAAGCTTTCTTGTCCTTGTTTTCCTTTTGGAGTCTTACGGGAAAATCAGTTCTGCCGGGAATACGGTCAGAAACGAATCTTCCAAAAGGAAATTAGAAGTTTATATCGCCAAATTCAGGCCGAACCTCTCTTCCCAGGAAAGATTGGAACTTGTTTCCGCTATGGAAAGAGCCTCACTCAACCTTCGATTGCCTACTGGAAATAAGCAGGAACGTTATGATAAACTGGGATTTCTTGTTGGTCTCATCCATACGGAATCTCAGTTTCACAAAAAAGCAAAGTCCCATAAAGGGTCACTTGGTCTGATGCAAGTGATGCCAGCGACAGCCAAATGGTTTGCTGCAAGAGAAGGAATTCCTTACCATTCGGAAAAAGATTTATATGATCCAGAAACCAATTTACAAATCGGAGTTTTGTATCTGAACTATTTGATCGAACGAACTGATTCTGTAGAGGCTGCTTTATTATCTTATAATGCAGGACTTGGTGGTTATAAACGATTTGGAGGCATTCCAGAGTATTCAAAATCTATTTTTAGATACTATGAAGATTGGAAATCAATGCCAGTTCCAACACAAGGTTTGATTTCTGAATCTGTCGCGAGTCTTCTTTCTATTTAA
- a CDS encoding rhomboid family intramembrane serine protease produces MSRNRSQGPSLFGNPILHPLNVILIINCLIFFLQYFANQQLIYRFGLTPDFVLGGAIWQVFTYGFLHAVEIIPFHLLVNMYGMYMLGTNIIPIIGKTKFTILYFASQIGAGIFVVLSAYLNEVLGGNLPFLESMTTQTIGASGALFGVLALFGIFYPNAELLLFIFPVKAKNAVWVSLIIGYLISQFGNGAISNTCHLGGALTALLLYKLFQKQIKPGSLPYIPGLEWEAPKDSKNQSKPKPAVIEDLFLDQKKSNENLLRQIDSKKDKPSVINYLQGLQVAGANICPPSTYNTEDPICLRCEWLANCALRKAKE; encoded by the coding sequence ATGAGTAGAAACCGAAGCCAGGGTCCAAGTTTATTTGGGAATCCCATCCTTCATCCCCTGAATGTCATTCTCATCATCAATTGTCTTATTTTTTTTCTCCAATATTTTGCTAACCAACAATTGATTTATCGATTTGGTTTAACACCTGATTTCGTGTTAGGTGGTGCTATTTGGCAAGTATTCACTTATGGGTTTTTGCATGCAGTAGAAATCATCCCATTTCACTTACTTGTGAATATGTATGGTATGTACATGTTAGGAACCAATATCATTCCTATCATTGGTAAAACTAAGTTTACGATTCTTTATTTTGCCTCACAAATTGGTGCAGGAATTTTTGTGGTTCTCTCTGCCTATTTGAATGAAGTATTAGGTGGCAATCTTCCTTTTTTAGAATCTATGACCACACAAACCATTGGAGCCTCTGGTGCACTTTTTGGAGTATTGGCACTCTTTGGAATTTTTTATCCGAATGCAGAGCTCTTGTTATTTATTTTCCCCGTTAAGGCAAAAAACGCGGTTTGGGTTTCTCTCATCATTGGGTATTTGATTTCCCAATTTGGAAATGGAGCTATTTCCAATACTTGCCATTTGGGTGGAGCACTAACAGCATTACTTCTTTATAAATTGTTTCAAAAACAAATCAAACCAGGAAGTTTGCCTTACATTCCAGGACTTGAATGGGAAGCTCCTAAAGATTCCAAGAATCAGTCCAAACCGAAACCAGCTGTCATCGAGGATCTTTTCCTCGACCAAAAAAAATCCAACGAAAATCTTTTACGTCAGATTGATTCTAAAAAAGACAAACCATCAGTAATAAATTATTTACAAGGTTTGCAAGTAGCAGGTGCCAATATTTGTCCTCCCTCTACGTATAACACCGAGGATCCAATTTGTTTGCGTTGTGAATGGTTAGCAAATTGCGCGCTTCGTAAGGCAAAAGAGTAA
- a CDS encoding tetratricopeptide repeat protein, translated as MFRFFLVSISLVTTIFAQSSSDRLAFAFRSQASLDPLRMIVVGEVVGIEKASYYEVDTLSQELEVDTRPDTVTIKVADPKGIRVGQTLYLLEKNQDHKTFRDGNIVGMITVKSVYQTTFFGWQVRGEGYLRLIEDRPVTAARLLDTTKYDEAFMAKKKGDHFFAKGQMDEALRMYKHSVSLDQGSPDSHYALGKAHWKDGEGYVSTAFEYSMAWKNRERFSNPQERLLFLVDYLRFLTFYFKVEGKENKKQLDLMPQVAKEARNLYPKNYEVWLYSFETSFLNLLHSNLADAGVDGRKKREEWAERSEEYLKKAYSLRKSDYYLHKLACEFYNLKWKEMRGSTKETEYRDKLVEHGKLLRLYYTGETTLSEDLLNAIRLAEKQSGSF; from the coding sequence ATGTTCCGTTTTTTCCTAGTCAGCATCTCCCTTGTAACGACGATTTTTGCTCAATCTTCTTCTGACAGGTTGGCTTTCGCTTTTCGGAGCCAGGCTTCTCTTGACCCCTTACGTATGATTGTAGTGGGTGAGGTTGTTGGGATTGAAAAAGCGAGTTATTATGAAGTGGATACACTTTCCCAAGAGTTGGAAGTGGACACAAGGCCAGATACAGTGACTATCAAAGTCGCCGACCCAAAAGGGATCCGCGTAGGCCAAACTTTGTATCTTTTGGAAAAGAACCAAGACCACAAAACATTTCGTGATGGAAACATTGTGGGAATGATTACGGTAAAATCCGTTTACCAAACTACTTTTTTTGGATGGCAGGTTCGTGGGGAAGGATACCTGCGTTTGATTGAAGACCGCCCTGTAACAGCTGCAAGACTACTTGATACAACGAAATACGATGAAGCTTTTATGGCAAAAAAGAAAGGGGACCATTTTTTTGCCAAAGGACAAATGGACGAAGCCCTCAGAATGTACAAACATTCTGTTTCTCTTGACCAAGGATCACCTGATTCACATTATGCGCTTGGAAAAGCTCATTGGAAAGATGGAGAAGGTTACGTATCCACTGCCTTTGAATATTCTATGGCTTGGAAAAATCGGGAAAGATTTTCTAATCCCCAAGAGAGATTATTATTCCTTGTTGATTATTTACGATTTTTAACTTTTTATTTCAAAGTAGAAGGTAAAGAAAATAAAAAACAATTAGATCTAATGCCACAAGTGGCAAAAGAAGCTCGCAATTTGTATCCAAAAAACTATGAAGTTTGGTTGTATAGTTTTGAAACCTCTTTCCTGAATTTACTCCATTCAAACCTAGCTGATGCGGGTGTTGATGGAAGAAAAAAAAGGGAAGAGTGGGCAGAACGTTCGGAAGAATATTTAAAAAAGGCCTATTCCCTTAGAAAATCTGATTATTATCTTCACAAACTTGCTTGTGAGTTCTACAATCTAAAATGGAAAGAAATGCGCGGTTCTACAAAAGAAACAGAATATAGGGATAAACTTGTGGAACACGGAAAGTTGTTACGCCTTTATTATACGGGGGAAACAACTTTATCAGAAGACCTACTCAACGCGATTCGGCTTGCGGAAAAACAATCTGGATCATTCTGA
- a CDS encoding HAMP domain-containing sensor histidine kinase, whose translation MAPLLNLYSFFYFGLCLVSGIAFAYFMSRKEDLTPTFRGLLIPLACLFIWSVAWSICNSFVAPWTAYVFVFLKNPAILIMGVSTSHLAFGFQENGFPRWKAWSLRIHILLATLAILANGTGFFFREIQFDPKMEFYVPNQHSSSHIVQLSILSIAGVLCLILGHTILALTVKFFKFQGSKKRNTGGFLLAILGIISLAFADILVDLNYFSKPTFLFLLTNLTVIIMTILVLVSLNQETIPSTVGFKIMTFNLTVLYLILSIVANFLFNRFRADFQNEMSREKHSIKTQLELGSTYPFVYLTELVIDIQNQNFRINKTDHTAKIIKKFQDRPATFESFKLESFSSDPNGIYWTSDFHAKNHHFFIAIPYIEYRNTVHQTVVWLIVTLLFSLFTIFMLYPVLHKTSIVYPLTRLLAGIRKMQAGDLFVTVKVSSRDEIGELSNSFNEMISIVRDARLQLEQKIEERTLSLNQTILELRETQEQLLQAERMSTLGKIAASVAHEINNPLAAIKGSVQFIKDGQSFGTNQNKSANDLLAEKFIAEFKDQKRSEVTSRFKRKKELIAFFKSKSIPDPISLADTCFDFKMEVVPEEYQQLFDTEEGKLTFQSQLNEFVIGFHLGIIETAVERASKIVFALKHHSYSGPKESQKLLSLKEGIDSVLSMYSTSWKQNIEIDWKVEGDPVILGHADELVQVWTNLIYNSIQACPKEGGKIRILLKDEQTEALVLIEDNGKGIPEEILPRIFEPFFTTKELGMGTGLGLSIVQKIIENHNGNIHVESEPGKTLFTIRIPLAKS comes from the coding sequence TTGGCTCCCTTACTGAATCTTTATAGTTTTTTCTATTTTGGCCTCTGTTTGGTGAGCGGGATTGCTTTTGCGTACTTTATGTCTCGAAAGGAAGATCTAACTCCTACCTTTCGTGGTCTCCTCATCCCCCTAGCCTGCCTTTTTATCTGGTCCGTTGCTTGGTCGATTTGTAATTCTTTCGTTGCCCCCTGGACTGCTTATGTTTTCGTTTTTTTAAAAAACCCTGCCATCTTGATTATGGGTGTTTCCACTTCTCACTTAGCCTTTGGGTTTCAGGAAAATGGATTTCCCCGTTGGAAAGCGTGGAGCCTTCGGATCCACATTCTCCTTGCTACCTTGGCCATCCTTGCCAATGGGACCGGTTTCTTTTTCCGAGAAATCCAGTTTGATCCCAAAATGGAATTCTATGTTCCCAACCAACACTCCTCTTCCCATATCGTCCAACTTTCAATTCTCTCGATTGCTGGTGTTTTGTGTCTCATCCTTGGGCATACCATCCTTGCGCTGACTGTAAAATTTTTCAAATTCCAAGGATCCAAAAAAAGGAATACGGGGGGATTTCTTTTAGCCATTTTAGGAATTATATCCTTGGCCTTTGCAGACATTTTAGTTGACCTAAATTATTTTAGTAAACCTACCTTTTTATTTTTACTTACCAACCTAACAGTCATTATCATGACAATTCTTGTTCTGGTTTCGCTCAACCAAGAAACAATTCCGTCAACGGTTGGATTCAAAATCATGACCTTTAACTTAACGGTCTTATATTTAATACTTTCGATTGTAGCCAATTTTCTTTTTAACCGATTTCGCGCAGACTTTCAAAATGAGATGAGCAGGGAAAAACATAGTATCAAAACGCAACTAGAGTTAGGTTCAACTTATCCCTTTGTTTATCTTACGGAACTAGTCATTGATATTCAAAACCAGAATTTTCGAATTAATAAAACCGACCATACAGCAAAAATCATAAAGAAGTTTCAAGATAGACCAGCAACCTTTGAATCCTTTAAACTGGAATCTTTTTCCTCCGATCCAAATGGAATTTATTGGACATCCGACTTCCATGCTAAAAACCATCACTTTTTCATTGCAATCCCTTATATTGAATATAGAAACACAGTCCATCAAACAGTAGTTTGGCTAATCGTTACTCTTTTATTCTCCTTATTTACCATCTTTATGTTATACCCGGTTTTACATAAAACGAGTATTGTTTATCCTTTGACAAGATTACTTGCAGGAATCAGAAAAATGCAAGCGGGGGATCTATTTGTTACCGTAAAAGTTTCGAGTAGAGATGAAATCGGTGAGTTATCCAATAGCTTCAATGAAATGATATCCATCGTTCGGGATGCAAGACTCCAATTAGAACAAAAAATCGAAGAACGAACTCTTTCCCTAAACCAAACCATTTTAGAATTAAGAGAAACCCAAGAACAACTCTTACAAGCAGAAAGAATGTCCACTCTTGGCAAAATTGCCGCGAGCGTAGCACATGAGATCAACAACCCACTAGCAGCCATTAAAGGGAGTGTTCAATTTATCAAAGACGGGCAAAGTTTTGGAACCAATCAAAACAAATCAGCCAACGATCTTTTAGCAGAAAAATTCATTGCAGAGTTTAAAGACCAAAAACGTTCAGAAGTTACCTCAAGATTCAAAAGAAAAAAGGAACTTATCGCATTTTTTAAATCCAAATCCATTCCCGATCCAATCTCCCTTGCTGATACTTGTTTTGATTTTAAGATGGAAGTGGTTCCAGAAGAATACCAACAACTATTTGATACGGAAGAAGGAAAACTCACTTTCCAATCGCAACTAAATGAATTTGTGATTGGATTCCATTTGGGGATTATTGAAACCGCTGTTGAAAGAGCTTCTAAAATTGTTTTTGCACTCAAACACCATTCCTATTCTGGACCCAAAGAATCTCAAAAACTCCTCTCTCTCAAAGAGGGAATCGATTCAGTTCTTTCTATGTATTCCACAAGTTGGAAACAAAACATCGAAATTGATTGGAAGGTGGAGGGAGACCCAGTGATTCTCGGACACGCCGATGAACTGGTTCAAGTTTGGACAAACCTGATCTACAACTCCATCCAAGCCTGCCCGAAGGAAGGGGGGAAAATCCGAATTCTACTAAAAGACGAACAAACGGAAGCTTTGGTCCTAATTGAAGACAATGGCAAAGGCATTCCGGAAGAAATCCTTCCTCGTATCTTTGAACCTTTTTTCACCACCAAGGAACTCGGAATGGGTACGGGACTTGGCCTTTCCATCGTCCAAAAGATCATCGAAAACCACAATGGAAACATCCATGTGGAAAGCGAACCCGGGAAAACCCTTTTTACCATCCGCATCCCCCTAGCAAAATCCTAG
- a CDS encoding Crp/Fnr family transcriptional regulator: MAELPLNPDCFACDYKNHNVLHCAAHETIERINAGKDFTVFPRGKHLVTAGIKAEGFFFIKTGLVRSYVQLASGKEQTLRLSGPGDWVGFRDCISDSVSHHNVVAVEDTHACYITGALIDALVKDDINFQKEVFKQMAKEWQEMEEHVVSLGTKQVHEKLAEILIVLDNAQGRKNQVELKVTRDVLATFIGTKTETLVRALSDLKAREFISVDKNRIDILNREALYSLSKIA; encoded by the coding sequence ATGGCGGAACTTCCACTCAATCCTGATTGTTTTGCATGTGACTATAAAAATCACAATGTCTTACACTGTGCTGCGCATGAAACCATAGAAAGGATCAATGCAGGCAAAGACTTTACTGTCTTCCCCAGAGGAAAACACCTCGTTACTGCTGGGATAAAAGCAGAAGGGTTTTTCTTCATCAAAACTGGTCTTGTCAGAAGTTATGTTCAACTTGCGAGCGGCAAGGAACAAACCCTCCGTCTCAGTGGACCTGGAGATTGGGTTGGGTTTCGGGATTGTATTTCAGATTCTGTTTCTCATCACAACGTAGTTGCTGTGGAAGATACTCATGCATGTTACATCACTGGGGCTCTCATTGATGCTCTTGTAAAAGATGATATTAATTTTCAAAAAGAAGTCTTCAAACAAATGGCTAAAGAATGGCAGGAGATGGAGGAACATGTAGTTTCTCTCGGAACCAAACAAGTCCATGAAAAATTAGCAGAGATCCTCATCGTTCTAGACAATGCCCAGGGACGCAAAAACCAAGTAGAATTAAAAGTCACGAGGGATGTTCTCGCCACTTTCATTGGTACCAAAACGGAAACCTTGGTTCGTGCGCTTTCTGACCTCAAAGCACGAGAATTTATCTCTGTGGACAAAAACCGAATTGATATCCTGAACAGAGAAGCATTGTATTCCCTTTCAAAAATTGCCTAA
- a CDS encoding enoyl-CoA hydratase/isomerase family protein: protein MKSRFETKEYEFLEIESRDTEDGKIVSIFLNNPTSRNSMTWKMGEEFADLIHSIKKEKVLPRAVIVSGRNDVFCAGGDLNLLRSFSEKSFSQNRRDMRKFYGFFLSVRKLPVPVIAAVNGHAIGAGLSLTFGCDLRIFAEEGKYSFNFVRLGIHPGMGSSYLSPELLGKSLGGRLLLTGETFDGKFAKSCGLALDSVPKSEVYTRAMELALSLTKAAPLALQELKRNLYSWKQLDSALKKEAESQARNFISDDFKETIKSILEKREPKFTGK, encoded by the coding sequence ATGAAATCGCGATTTGAAACCAAAGAGTATGAATTTCTAGAAATTGAATCCCGTGATACTGAAGATGGAAAGATTGTTTCCATCTTCTTAAATAATCCCACTTCCCGCAATTCCATGACTTGGAAAATGGGGGAAGAGTTCGCAGACCTCATTCATTCCATTAAAAAAGAAAAAGTCCTTCCTCGAGCCGTGATTGTCTCTGGCAGAAACGATGTGTTTTGCGCTGGAGGTGACTTGAATTTATTAAGATCCTTCTCTGAGAAATCATTTTCACAAAACAGACGTGACATGAGAAAGTTCTATGGTTTCTTTTTATCCGTTCGTAAACTCCCCGTTCCAGTCATTGCAGCAGTCAATGGACATGCGATCGGTGCTGGTCTTTCTTTAACCTTTGGTTGTGATTTACGAATTTTTGCCGAAGAAGGGAAGTATTCTTTCAATTTTGTAAGACTAGGAATTCACCCAGGTATGGGTTCTAGTTATCTTTCTCCTGAACTACTCGGAAAAAGTTTAGGAGGTAGGTTATTGCTTACTGGTGAAACTTTTGATGGGAAGTTTGCTAAATCATGTGGACTTGCTTTGGACTCTGTTCCTAAATCAGAAGTGTACACTCGTGCAATGGAACTTGCTTTGTCCTTGACGAAAGCTGCACCACTCGCCTTACAAGAGTTAAAGAGAAATTTATACTCCTGGAAGCAGCTGGATAGTGCCCTAAAAAAAGAAGCAGAATCTCAGGCGCGGAACTTTATTTCGGACGACTTTAAGGAGACGATCAAAAGTATCTTAGAAAAGCGGGAACCAAAGTTTACCGGTAAATGA
- a CDS encoding PilZ domain-containing protein: MAIGRTDSMQELITILESLFEETIIGSDVNIVKHLFYYLKADNREFEFIYEEDTVVAAVEEIEAHTVTLMIPDLVEQGSRRARVRFEVMNINYQFEVVILDIQKERTVIKTPTELQSYQLRTNKRIPVDDLFMNFIILFRSLTGGSREVGKNLYAESRFPHLMKEVRKDRPDSKLINVMLTEAIERISKDYKIHFFQPDEKLTEYEDFVKKTILRTGKSIYIPDCNRITSYINDPGDDVLFNYFNEYKEMTKEFGEEFALEFFESMRKDESRDFYVSYVITPIRLYEDVVGFIKVNSTAMDRFTISHNQAVYIFELAEIISYVFTKIAIQHGSYETMQSTTKVVDISLDGLLFEIYDKRLFQYLKRHNIIKMFIPLSKDRTMIIRGEIIRFLDRGDHYHLGVNYFSSAPDDMLYLESYLFEKSMKILSE; this comes from the coding sequence ATGGCTATCGGTAGAACAGATTCGATGCAGGAACTCATAACGATTTTAGAATCGTTATTTGAAGAAACCATCATTGGATCTGATGTCAATATTGTAAAACACCTCTTTTACTATCTCAAAGCCGATAACAGAGAATTCGAATTTATTTATGAGGAAGACACGGTTGTGGCTGCTGTGGAAGAAATTGAAGCACATACAGTCACACTGATGATTCCTGATTTGGTGGAACAGGGATCTAGGAGAGCTCGGGTTCGTTTTGAAGTGATGAACATCAACTACCAATTTGAGGTAGTGATTCTTGACATTCAAAAAGAAAGAACCGTTATCAAAACTCCCACCGAATTACAATCCTATCAGTTAAGGACAAACAAACGAATCCCGGTAGATGATTTGTTTATGAACTTTATCATTCTTTTTCGAAGTTTGACCGGGGGATCTAGGGAAGTTGGGAAAAACCTTTATGCAGAAAGTAGGTTCCCTCACCTAATGAAAGAAGTACGAAAGGATAGACCCGACAGTAAACTCATCAATGTGATGTTAACAGAGGCCATCGAACGGATTTCCAAAGACTACAAAATTCATTTTTTCCAACCAGATGAAAAATTAACTGAATATGAAGACTTTGTCAAAAAAACCATTCTAAGGACTGGTAAGTCCATTTATATTCCTGACTGTAACCGCATCACTTCCTATATCAATGATCCAGGAGATGATGTCCTCTTTAATTATTTTAACGAATACAAAGAAATGACAAAAGAATTTGGGGAAGAATTTGCTTTAGAATTCTTTGAATCCATGAGAAAAGATGAATCGAGAGACTTTTATGTTTCCTATGTCATCACCCCCATTCGTTTGTATGAAGATGTTGTTGGATTTATCAAAGTAAATTCCACTGCAATGGATCGATTTACAATTTCCCATAACCAAGCTGTTTATATTTTTGAATTAGCAGAAATCATCAGTTATGTGTTCACAAAAATTGCCATCCAACATGGAAGTTACGAAACCATGCAGTCTACAACGAAGGTTGTGGATATTTCTCTCGATGGACTTCTTTTTGAAATCTATGACAAACGTTTGTTCCAATACCTAAAACGTCACAATATCATTAAAATGTTTATCCCTCTAAGTAAGGATCGAACCATGATCATTCGTGGAGAAATCATTCGATTTTTGGATAGAGGTGATCATTACCACCTAGGGGTAAACTATTTCAGTTCCGCCCCAGACGATATGTTGTATTTAGAATCTTATCTTTTTGAAAAGAGTATGAAAATTCTCTCAGAATGA